A region of the Plectropomus leopardus isolate mb unplaced genomic scaffold, YSFRI_Pleo_2.0 unplaced_scaffold3983, whole genome shotgun sequence genome:
CTTGAGTTGGACGTCTGCCGGTCAAGCAGCGGCAGGACCGTGAGTTTACCCGTATTGTCAAAATGTGGCTGATTTGAGCATGAATTGGGTATTAATTTTAGAGTTTCTCTCCTGTCAGATCCAatgatactgtgtgtgtattgttcTCTGGCTGCAGGCACTACATGGTCACCGTTCCCGCAATTCTTGAAGCCGGAGCTCAGACCAAATTCTGCGCGAGTCTCCGGCAGCCCAACGAGACTCTGGAAATGACCGTCACTCTGTTGTCCGAGGATGCGCAAACGATCCTCCTCAAGCAGACGTCCAGTAAAGAATTTCACACCTGCACTGAGTTTCAGGTCAGCTCTCCAGCTCTCATTCATCCTCTAATGTCCACACCAAatgtgatgattaaaaaaaacaatattttttaagtgtaaatggGATGTCtaaacacatacagtaacacAGAGTGGTGCAAAGTCACAGTATAAATCATCAGATGCTTTTAGTAATACAGCACACATTTGTGATATTATCTTTTTAACAAATCAAGGGAAAACAGATCACCtcataaagaatatttttaataataatcatgaatATTTTT
Encoded here:
- the LOC121939015 gene encoding uncharacterized protein LOC121939015 — its product is MLIQDHLTSQSVMGRPGIQIWPWTLCVFLSWTSAGQAAAGPHYMVTVPAILEAGAQTKFCASLRQPNETLEMTVTLLSEDAQTILLKQTSSKEFHTCTEFQVSSPALIHPLMSTPNVMIKKNNIF